One genomic window of Verrucomicrobiota bacterium includes the following:
- a CDS encoding DUF5069 domain-containing protein: MPTHIPGLRSPSETVNGLVYFGRMIDKIRLHADRQLPEDWASALGNAYPNSFDARCCRFLQIEYDALVSEVLAGRSEEHLLQWAYTQGRQPSEEEIEIWNAYMTKLGWRDAITERVKFRLQEASYPENAVETMFEFIDLDEGRLEL; encoded by the coding sequence GTGCCCACCCACATTCCTGGCCTCCGCAGCCCCTCCGAGACCGTCAATGGCCTCGTTTACTTCGGACGCATGATCGACAAGATCCGCCTCCACGCCGACCGCCAGCTCCCCGAAGACTGGGCCTCCGCCCTCGGCAACGCCTACCCAAACTCCTTCGACGCCCGCTGCTGCCGCTTCCTGCAGATCGAGTACGATGCCCTCGTCAGCGAAGTCCTCGCCGGCCGCAGCGAAGAACACCTCCTCCAATGGGCCTACACCCAAGGCCGCCAACCCAGCGAAGAGGAAATCGAAATCTGGAACGCCTACATGACCAAGCTCGGCTGGCGCGACGCCATCACCGAGCGCGTCAAATTCCGCCTCCAGGAAGCCAGCTACCCCGAAAACGCCGTCGAAACCATGTTCGAGTTCATCGACCTCGATGAAGGGCGGCTGGAACTGTGA